CGCCGACGACGAGCGTCCGCTGCTTACCCAGGTCATATTCGATCACGTAGCGCAACCAGCGCAGCCGCAAGGTGTCCACGAGCTGCTGCAGCGGCAGCAGCCAACCCTTGGCGACCGGCCTCGGGCTGCCTCCCGCGGGCGTCGCATCGAAGACCACCCAGCCGAGGCCCGGGAGCAGCACCTCGGTCCAGGCATGGGCGTCCGACTGCCGCACCGTCAGGTAGCGCCCGTACTCATTCCACTGCCCGCCTAGGAAGCCATTGACCTGCCGGGTCGGCACGCCGACGACGCGCAGCAGGATCGCGAGCGCGGTGGCGAAGTACTCGCAGTGCCCGGCGCGCCCTTCGAAGAGAAAGCTATCGAGCGGCTCGGAGGCGCCAGGAGCGGGTAGCTGGGTCGTGTAGCGGTAGGTGCGCTGCAGGTAGCGCTGCAGCGCCAGCGCCTTGTCGTAGGCGGTGGCGCTGCCGGCGGTGACGCGACGCGCGAGCGCTGTTATTCGCGCGGGAAGCCCGGGCGGCAGGCGCAGGTAGCGCGCCAGGCGGCGATCGCCCGCTGGAACGACCGCCTGGCGGGCCGTGGCGGTATCGGCGGTGTAGAGGTGCGAGTAGGCGACATAGCGCAGGCCGGCGCTGCGAGGGCGACCGGCGCGCAGCTCCCCGAGCGGGCCGCGCTGGGGCACGAAGAGGCGTCGGTGCAGCAGCGGTGCATCGATCAGCTCGAGCGCCACGGGCCGATCGAGGCCGAAGAGCACCGAGCTGCCGATCGGCTCGCGATAGATCTCCTGGCGCACGAGCTGCTCGCGGGCCCAGCGTGTCGTCGGGCGCCAGGGCAGGCCTGGGGCGGGGTTGGCCCAATAGAGGCCGTCGATCGGAAGCAGATCATCGGTGCGGCCGCGCAGCTCCGGGCTCTGGCTCCAGGCGCCGCGCGCGTAGCGATCATACGCGGAGCCGCGCCAGCGCAGGCGCCCGGCCGCGCGCAGCGCCTCGGCGGTGCGCGGGTCCATCGCGGCGCGCAAGACCACCTGCGCGTTGTCGCGGATCGCCCCATGCTGCCCGAGCTGCACCCGCTCGTTGAAGCCCGCCACCATCGTCCCGCGTCGCTGAGCGCTCGAAAAGAGCCCGAAGCCGATGCGCGGGAAGCCGATGAACACCGCCAGGGCGCCCCCCAGCATGCCGAGCGAGAGCAGCGACGTGCCGACGAGCAAGCGCGCGCCGACGAGCTCCCGCGACGCCAGCCCCGCGAGCGAGGCGCGCGCGCGCGCGGCGTCCGGATCAGGCGGCGGCCTGCGCGCCGCTGGCGCTGATCCCGCGTCGGTGAGCGCCGTCTGCGCTTGCTGCTCAATCTCGCGCCGGAGCTGCAGCAACACCAGCGACCAGGTCGCGCTGACCGTGAAGCAGACGAAGCAAATCGCGTAGGAGAGCTCGGTGTTCAGCGCGGTCGCGACGATCAGCAGCAGCAAGGCGATGATCGTGAGCTGCTGATAGTCGGCGCTGCCTCGGCGGTTGAAGAGCTTGTTGACCAGCAGCACGAGCAGAAAGCTGACGCCCGCGTCGATGATCGACTCGCCCTGCAGCACGCGGAAGGCGAGAAAGCCCAGCACGAGCAAGGTGCCGAGATTCCAGGCCGCGGCCCAGCGCTCGCCGCGGTAGCCCGGCGGCTCGGCCCAATAGCTCGCCAGGACGCCGATCAGGGCCAGCACATGCCCCGGCCGCGCCACCCCGGGCCCGAGCAGCACGGCGGCCAACGCGGCCACTGCCATCAGATAGGTCGCGAGCTTATGCAGCGTGACGAAACGCAAGCCCGCATCGTACCCACTAGCGACGCGATCGCCCAGCGAGCGGGTGCTTCAGGCTATCGACGCGGCCGCGCCAGCGCGGGCGAGCGGCTGCGAGGCGGGGTCTCTGCGAGCGAGGGGGGCGGAGAGTCAGCCGCGCCGCGGGGCGCGGGCGGCGCGCTCGTCAGAACCCTATCCCGGACCCTGAAGTCGGCTCCGCCAACTCCTTGGCGCGTGTTCGGATGGCGCCGGCGATTTCCTTCTTCGTCTTCGCCTTCGTCTGAGCCGGTCGTTTTGCTGCCCGCTCGGACCCGGCCGTAAGGTTTGCCGCAAAGACCGGAAGGAGCGCGTTCAGCGCCTCAGCCACGTCACCGGGAACCACGATCGCTTGACCGCCCGGGACCTTGAGC
The nucleotide sequence above comes from Pseudomonadota bacterium. Encoded proteins:
- a CDS encoding DUF3488 domain-containing protein, whose protein sequence is MRFVTLHKLATYLMAVAALAAVLLGPGVARPGHVLALIGVLASYWAEPPGYRGERWAAAWNLGTLLVLGFLAFRVLQGESIIDAGVSFLLVLLVNKLFNRRGSADYQQLTIIALLLLIVATALNTELSYAICFVCFTVSATWSLVLLQLRREIEQQAQTALTDAGSAPAARRPPPDPDAARARASLAGLASRELVGARLLVGTSLLSLGMLGGALAVFIGFPRIGFGLFSSAQRRGTMVAGFNERVQLGQHGAIRDNAQVVLRAAMDPRTAEALRAAGRLRWRGSAYDRYARGAWSQSPELRGRTDDLLPIDGLYWANPAPGLPWRPTTRWAREQLVRQEIYREPIGSSVLFGLDRPVALELIDAPLLHRRLFVPQRGPLGELRAGRPRSAGLRYVAYSHLYTADTATARQAVVPAGDRRLARYLRLPPGLPARITALARRVTAGSATAYDKALALQRYLQRTYRYTTQLPAPGASEPLDSFLFEGRAGHCEYFATALAILLRVVGVPTRQVNGFLGGQWNEYGRYLTVRQSDAHAWTEVLLPGLGWVVFDATPAGGSPRPVAKGWLLPLQQLVDTLRLRWLRYVIEYDLGKQRTLVVGAARWLRGRSTGASSPNSRPSDRHRAWIGGLIGAAAIAA